The Ranitomeya imitator isolate aRanImi1 chromosome 3, aRanImi1.pri, whole genome shotgun sequence genome has a window encoding:
- the AHDC1 gene encoding transcription factor Gibbin gives MLSVPGPGSAMSAREEPEPAGSDVSAAGLVPPSLENGDTPAEKHPPLSKETERGRRVTLVCRHPRSRDHKYSGRSLKQDRQENSTSIQLEHQEEDIPSQHTCGCSNKSFCRSSTGTAKLGVDGIIALLKSKCGNGRVNLQPVVRLMDIMKDLSQLSSDLRTSGVRLDYTHVVSPPSENEDVEPGLQYSFFSSQSLACGLRSPEEKQSESVDTKEPSPVSPNPDSSESASSNVLRELAALAWMEPEPTISMQESEQENLDSQNWEDSANKNRTRHTNLNKEESSGDEEGYDRHDIEESGEEQEENKQEDESCEEQEQSKQSEGFRQEKKQAEESSGDEQEKNKQEEESGEDQIDSKPEESSDEQEDELRVKIIKEDEKVKSGEGPGNAHANQEINLSVKDEGQSSDDESRVEQCRKRLSKYKEREAMVEPIMEEMPWMLPLFSQTSETLRRTPFSARGGHRFGLRGRRGDRPGRGRRRRPGRPRASESLSRAYVMPPYHRTSEEPRAYRTHEQNSVFPFPSLNQKTSDVEVNKEQGPPQKPKRRGMRKMVVRIARIPMPIGRRTKTSYKVSSFSSTLSVEGGELIGGTGPGPTSLLKMKNNGRNVVMVFPPGELPIILKRRRGRPPKNLVLARETPPMLPQPLPMETSLPPPPTPLPAPQVSDGEFVKKRRRRKQKLASPQPSYVADTNDSKSEYSDVLAKLAFLNRQNQGAGRTSPPRCWTPTLPDSVHQAPETHNISQFLHRVQGYRRRGGRGGGPGRRGACNSHNAELSRCSFSDFFEGIGKKKSKPRPVDPLKPRKRRQPKAEPDPNAKPKRKRRSRKNGALLGEMGGDPGLGYQGMSDWGSEGKGGPWMTQASHGQSSGRHCNYQGPEHRGFSALHSGSPSRPSYYTGTGSSLSQAESGGQDHHGLFTGYFRSLLDSDDSSDLVDFASAAQRQGARKSASAFSGSSASPNPRALQPYSNSRGAKSGTQESLYQSSTATRQPFPQNRGNANFGCLSQQECRGSDAFQKLLSRSPNSQNAGSFGQFGGFSASSGQNLPSHGLFAPNKQYTVPSDCLGNKDCSFSFSGGGNSLPSSPGSAHSSTSFSQQQQLSAGTATNTAKTPFFSTSELPPFPPLRSESRSSTSSPAGYIMPKVCGPMFPSENNRNFTGSVGAGQWGFRQGYSHPDWGNESFGQLYGPGFDCHMTESNVILDISNYTPQKAKQNTDNISESSSDSTQYTQPSAGYRRANSEASSSEGQSSLSSLEKLMMDWNDTSSAPGYSWNQTVLFHHSAKPGRGRRKKAELFEQSHQQHHHLGFSSSSPSSSSSSAAAPPAGFPTKRGGGPRGPRGGRGGSCAATKKERGSGKAKFSPKPPAPPPASSVTSLFQDTSDLGLDCYSGDSSMSPLPSLSRAYGVGERDPTCDFSGPYSMNPSTPSDGTFGFQSDSPGLGPPSSELDPGKHFPHLPTVGNTSTGAPHPPPPPPPGLGYDHPLQDSPFSPNCSPTLELRPGEGRKLVPPPHSSCDPLKHSIPPHLPSCREQLTPQPSTHHRYDPPSCKNAGYWYPPRSPPYDGKGGLLSDFMGRRGEGVSCLSPHIPSPKRDKETLEMVRGHHRPSYPCPLLNDITHSPVQRDSMVQLQDSYRYPAFPPQGPPVLSPPNLKGGFLGPENIPEDNFTVTSL, from the coding sequence ATTCTACGTCTATCCAACTTGAACATCAAGAAGAAGATATCCCATCTCAGCATACTTGTGGCTGTTCAAACAAATCCTTCTGTCGTTCGTCCACAGGAACTGCAAAGCTAGGTGTTGATGGAATCATTGCTCTACTTAAAAGCAAATGTGGCAATGGTCGTGTCAATCTACAGCCAGTTGTTCGTTTGATGGATATTATGAAGGACCTTAGCCAACTTTCCAGTGACCTACGAACCAGTGGTGTTCGTCTTGATTATACTCATGTTGTTAGCCCTCCATCAGAGAATGAAGATGTAGAGCCAGGATTACAGTACAGCTTCTTTTCTTCTCAGAGCCTTGCATGTGGACTGCGGAGCCCAGAAGAAAAGCAATCCGAATCAGTTGACACTAAGGAGCCAAGCCCTGTGTCGCCCAATCCAGACTCAAGTGAATCTGCCAGTTCCAATGTTCTTAGAGAGTTAGCAGCACTTGCTTGGATGGAGCCAGAACCAACAATAAGTATGCAGGAAAGCGAACAGGAAAACTTAGACAGTCAAAATTGGGAGGACAGTGCAAATAAAAACCGAACAAGGCACACAAATTTAAATAAAGAAGAGTCATCAGGAGATGAGGAGGGCTATGATAGGCATGACATTGAAGAATCTGGGGAGGAGCAGGAAGAAAATAAGCAGGAAGATGAGTCTTGTGAAGAACAAGAGCAAAGTAAGCAATCTGAGGGTTTTAGGCAAGAGAAAAAACAAGCAGAGGAATCATCAGGTGATGAGCAGGAAAAAAATAAACAGGAAGAGGAATCTGGGGAGGATCAGATTGATAGTAAGCCTGAAGAATCATCAGATGAGCAGGAAGATGAATTAAGAGTAAAAATAATAAAGGAAGATGAGAAGGTAAAATCTGGCGAGGGACCAGGTAATGCACATGCAAATCAGGAAATAAATTTAAGTGTTAAAGATGAAGGGCAGTCATCGGATGATGAAAGTAGAGTAGAGCAGTGTAGAAAAAGGTTGTCCAAGTACAAAGAAAGGGAAGCTATGGTAGAGCCAATAATGGAAGAAATGCCCTGGATGTTACCTCTTTTTTCTCAAACATCAGAAACCCTCAGACGAACCCCTTTTTCTGCTCGTGGAGGCCACAGATTCGGTCTCAGAGGCCGTAGGGGGGATAGACCTGGCAGGGGCCGTAGAAGACGACCTGGAAGACCTCGAGCTTCAGAAAGCCTTTCTCGTGCTTATGTCATGCCTCCTTACCACCGAACATCAGAGGAGCCTAGAGCATATCGAACTCATGAACAAAACTCTGTTTTTCCATTTCCGTCTCTTAATCAAAAAACCTCTGATGTTGAAGTAAATAAGGAGCAGGGCCCACCACAAAAACCAAAACGCAGGGGTATGCGCAAGATGGTGGTGCGTATTGCCAGAATCCCAATGCCCATTGGAAGGAGAACTAAAACAAGCTATAAAGTATCGTCATTTAGTAGTACTCTTAGTGTTGAAGGAGGAGAACTGATTGGTGGTACAGGCCCTGGTCCCACCTCTCTACTAAAGATGAAAAACAATGGACGAAATGTTGTAATGGTTTTCCCACCTGGTGAGCTTCCAATTATCCTAAAGAGGAGAAGAGGACGGCCACCCAAAAACCTGGTTCTGGCTAGAGAAACCCCACCAATGTTGCCTCAGCCCCTACCTATGGAAACCTCTTTACCACCTCCACCAACTCCCTTGCCGGCCCCACAAGTTTCTGATGgagaatttgtgaaaaaaaggaggaGAAGAAAGCAAAAATTGGCATCCCCACAACCTTCCTATGTAGCTGACACCAATGACAGCAAGTCTGAATACAGTGATGTTCTAGCTAAGCTTGCTTTTCTGAATCGTCAGAATCAAGGAGCTGGACGGACTTCTCCACCTCGATGTTGGACACCTACACTCCCTGATTCAGTACACCAGGCTCCTGAAACTCATAATATCTCACAATTTCTACACAGAGTCCAGGGTTATCGGAGGAGAGGTGGACGTGGGGGAGGGCCTGGCCGTCGAGGTGCATGCAATAGTCATAATGCAGAACTATCTCGCTGTTCATTTAGTGACTTTTTTGAAGGGATTGGAAAGAAAAAATCAAAGCCAAGACCTGTTGACCCTTTGAAACCAAGAAAACGTAGACAGCCTAAGGCAGAACCAGATCCTAATGCAAAACCCAAACGCAAGAGAAGATCTCGAAAAAATGGTGCTTTGCTTGGTGAAATGGGAGGAGATCCCGGTTTAGGATATCAAGGCATGTCAGACTGGGGAAGCGAAGGGAAAGGTGGGCCATGGATGACACAGGCATCCCACGGTCAGTCAAGTGGCAGACACTGTAATTACCAAGGACCTGAGCACAGAGGCTTTTCTGCCTTGCATAGTGGATCACCCTCCCGTCCAAGTTATTATACTGGAACAGGTTCTTCTTTGTCTCAGGCTGAAAGTGGAGGACAAGATCATCATGGGCTTTTTACTGGCTATTTTCGATCTCTTCTGGACTCAGATGACTCCTCAGATCTTGTCGATTTTGCTTCTGCTGCTCAGAGACAGGGAGCAAGAAAATCTGCATCTGCGTTCTCTGGGTCATCTGCCTCCCCAAACCCAAGGGCACTCCAGCCCTATTCCAATTCACGTGGTGCAAAATCTGGTACCCAAGAATCACTATACCAAAGTTCAACAGCTACCAGACAACCTTTCCCCCAAAACCGTGGAAATGCAAATTTTGGCTGTCTTTCTCAACAAGAATGCCGTGGTTCAGATGCCTTTCAAAAGCTGCTCTCACGCTCTCCCAACTCCCAAAATGCTGGAAGCTTTGGCCAGTTTGGAGGCTTTTCTGCTTCTAGTGGACAGAATTTGCCTAGCCATGGTTTATTTGCACCAAACAAACAGTACACAGTTCCTTCTGACTGTTTAGGTAATAAGGATTGCAGCTTTTCCTTCAGTGGTGGAGGCAATAGCCTTCCTTCATCACCAGGCAGTGCCCATAGTAGCACAAGTTTCAGCCAGCAACAACAATTATCAGCAGGCACAGCTACAAACACTGCTAAAACTCCCTTTTTCAGCACATCAGAGTTGCCACCATTCCCACCACTTAGAAGTGAAAGTCGTTCAAGCACCTCTTCACCAGCTGGGTATATAATGCCCAAAGTCTGTGGTCCAATGTTTCCTAGTGAGAATAATCGCAACTTTACTGGGTCTGTAGGTGCTGGTCAGTGGGGATTTCGACAAGGTTACAGCCACCCCGATTGGGGTAATGAGAGTTTTGGGCAGCtttatggacctgggtttgattgcCATATGACAGAATCCAATGTTATCTTGGACATTAGTAATTATACGCCACAGAAGGCCAAGCAAAATACTGACAACATTTCAGAATCCTCTTCTGACAGcacacagtacacacagcctaGTGCTGGTTATCGTAGGGCCAACAGTGAAGCCTCTTCCAGTGAAGGTCAGTCAAGTCTCTCCAGCCTTGAAAAGTTAATGATGGACTGGAATGACACATCATCTGCCCCAGGATACAGTTGGAACCAGACTGTTCTCTTTCATCACTCTGCTAAACCTGGCAGAGGGCGCAGGAAGAAAGCCGAGCTATTTGAACAATCACACCAACAACACCATCACCTAGGCTTCTCATCATCCTCCCCATCTTCTTCCTCATCATCAGCTGCTGCTCCACCAGCAGGTTTTCCAACTAAGAGAGGTGGAGGCCCCAGAGGTCCAAGAGGAGGACGAGGTGGTAGCTGTGCAGCCACCAAGAAAGAGAGAGGTTCAGGCAAAGCCAAATTTTCACCCAAACCACCTGCTCCACCACCTGCTTCCTCAGTCACTTCCCTCTTTCAGGACACCTCTGACTTAGGACTGGATTGCTATAGTGGGGACAGCAGCATGTCCCCTCTGCCCTCCCTCTCGCGGGCGTATGGGGTGGGTGAGAGGGATCCTACATGTGATTTCTCTGGACCTTATTCCATGAACCCATCTACCCCTTCTGATGGCACATTTGGTTTCCAGAGTGACTCTCCTGGGCTGGGCCCTCCGTCTTCAGAACTTGATCCTGGTAAACACTTTCCCCATCTTCCTACAGTTGGCAACACCAGTACTggtgcacctcatcctcctccgcCCCCACCACCTGGCCTGGGATATGATCACCCACTACAAGACTCTCCTTTTTCCCCTAATTGCTCGCCTACTCTTGAGCTACGGCCGGGAGAGGGAAGAAAGCTTGTGCCGCCTCCCCACTCATCTTGTGATCCCCTTAAACATAGCATCCCTCCCCACTTGCCCTCTTGCAGGGAGCAGCTGACTCCCCAGCCATCAACACATCACCGTTATGACCCTCCCAGCTGTAAGAATGCTGGCTACTGGTACCCACCCCGCAGTCCCCCCTATGATGGAAAGGGTGGGTTACTTTCAGACTTCATGGGTAGGCGGGGAGAGGGAGTATCTTGTCTGAGCCCTCACATACCAAGCCCCAAGAGAGACAAAGAGACGCTGGAGATGGTAAGGGGGCACCATAGACCATCATATCCATGCCCTTTGCTCAACGATATTACCCATTCCCCGGTGCAAAGAGACTCAATGGTGCAGCTCCAGGATTCCTATCGTTACCCTGCCTTTCCTCCCCAGGGTCCCCCAGTTCTGTCGCCCCCAAATCTGAAGGGTGGCTTCCTGGGACCCGAGAACATCCCCGAAGACAACTTCACAGTCACATCCCTCTAG